A window of the Nisaea acidiphila genome harbors these coding sequences:
- a CDS encoding MarR family winged helix-turn-helix transcriptional regulator, with translation MTENRSQHALIVLRQILRATENRARKLSRESGLTASQLLLLQTLEDEGECTAGTIAARLGITQATTTSLVQKLEAKGLITRKRGDTDRRKVWLTLSDTGRQKLADAPDSLQDLFSRRFEKLEDWEQMMLMANLERVASMLDAEEIDASPVLDIGALDREA, from the coding sequence ATGACGGAAAACCGCTCACAGCATGCCCTGATCGTCCTGCGCCAAATCCTGCGGGCAACGGAAAACCGCGCCCGCAAGCTTTCGCGCGAGTCCGGACTGACAGCCTCGCAATTGCTGCTGCTTCAGACTCTGGAAGACGAAGGCGAATGCACCGCCGGCACCATCGCGGCGCGGCTCGGCATCACCCAGGCGACCACGACATCGCTGGTACAGAAACTGGAAGCCAAGGGACTGATCACCCGCAAGCGCGGCGACACTGACCGGCGCAAAGTCTGGCTCACGCTGAGCGATACGGGACGGCAGAAACTTGCCGATGCGCCGGACAGCCTTCAGGATCTTTTCAGTCGGCGCTTCGAGAAATTGGAAGACTGGGAGCAGATGATGCTGATGGCGAACCTTGAGCGGGTCGCCTCGATGCTCGATGCCGAGGAGATCGACGCCTCCCCGGTGCTCGATATCGGCGCGCTGGACCGCGAAGCCTAA